From the Pseudomonas putida genome, one window contains:
- the tssH gene encoding type VI secretion system ATPase TssH — protein MNLKSLFAKLNETSRTATESAAALCLSEHHYDVEVEHLLLQLLDNSDSDLAPILRHYDVVAERLQAQLVTALGTFKKGNTRTPALSPHITRMIEQAWLLASIEYGVGQVRSAHLLQALLDDAELRRVVVASAPELEKINADDLRLNLAALVEGSAESKQASALASPAAPVAGNAKAGGKTPALDQYTVNLTQSAREGRIDPVLGREFEVRQMVDILTRRRQNNPILTGEAGVGKTAVVEGLALRIAQGDVPAVLKDVALHTLDLGLLQAGAGVKGEFENRLKAVIEEVKRSLHPIILFIDEAHTLIGSGGQAGQNDAANLLKPALARGELRTIAATTWAEYKKYFEKDAALARRFQVVKVEEPDEDKAIHMLRGLLGKMREHHKVAVMDEALVQAVRLSNRYITGRQLPDKAVSVLDTACARIALAQSSQPGALEDCRRQIDNLQAEITVLGHEAGKGHDHARRLGELQAALQAEQQQEQQLNEQWQQELALVEQLKALDAANDADAAQLNALRSELASVQGDQPLVHALVDSGAIAQVISGWTGIPLGKMLRDEIDTVQRLPALLGERVLGQDHALHEIGKRIKISRARMEDPNKPIGVFLLLGPSGVGKTETALALADTLYGGERNLITINMSEYQEAHTVSSLKGSPPGYVGYGEGGVLTEAVRRKPYSVVLLDEVEKAHPDVLELFFQVFDKGVLDDGEGREINFRNTVIILTSNTGTERIMQTCLNASELPTPDAIVEGLRDELNQVFKPAFLGRLSIVPFYPVQDQILERIVALKLERIAKRFARNHQAELSYDEALIKAIAARCTEVDSGARNIDNILSQTLMPELAQRVLERMAQDTPIERLAIELGSDGDFAYRLA, from the coding sequence GTGAACCTGAAGTCTCTGTTCGCCAAGCTCAACGAAACCAGCCGCACGGCCACTGAAAGCGCGGCGGCCCTGTGCCTGTCGGAGCACCACTACGACGTCGAGGTGGAGCACCTGCTGCTGCAGCTGCTCGACAACAGCGACAGCGACCTCGCGCCGATCCTGCGCCACTACGACGTGGTCGCCGAGCGCCTGCAGGCGCAGCTGGTGACCGCCCTGGGCACCTTCAAGAAAGGCAACACCCGCACCCCGGCACTGTCGCCGCACATCACCCGCATGATCGAACAGGCCTGGCTGCTGGCCTCGATCGAATACGGCGTTGGCCAGGTACGCAGCGCCCACCTGCTGCAGGCCCTGCTCGACGATGCCGAACTGCGCCGCGTGGTGGTCGCTTCAGCACCGGAGCTGGAGAAGATCAACGCCGACGACCTGCGCCTGAACCTCGCCGCGCTGGTCGAAGGCAGCGCCGAGTCGAAACAGGCCAGCGCCCTGGCCAGCCCGGCAGCGCCGGTGGCCGGCAATGCCAAGGCCGGTGGCAAGACACCGGCGCTGGACCAGTACACCGTCAACCTCACCCAGAGCGCCCGCGAAGGCCGCATCGACCCGGTGCTGGGCCGCGAGTTCGAGGTGCGGCAGATGGTCGACATCCTCACCCGTCGCCGCCAGAACAACCCGATCCTCACCGGCGAAGCCGGCGTCGGCAAGACCGCCGTGGTCGAAGGCCTGGCCCTGCGCATCGCCCAGGGCGATGTGCCTGCAGTGCTCAAGGACGTTGCCCTGCACACCCTCGACCTGGGCCTGCTGCAGGCCGGTGCCGGGGTCAAGGGCGAGTTCGAGAACCGTCTCAAGGCCGTGATCGAAGAGGTCAAGCGCAGCCTGCACCCGATCATCCTGTTCATCGACGAAGCCCACACCCTGATCGGCTCCGGCGGCCAGGCCGGGCAGAACGATGCCGCCAACCTGCTCAAGCCGGCCCTGGCCCGCGGCGAGCTGCGCACCATAGCCGCCACCACCTGGGCCGAGTACAAGAAGTACTTCGAGAAGGACGCCGCCCTCGCCCGTCGCTTCCAGGTGGTCAAGGTCGAAGAACCTGACGAAGACAAGGCCATCCACATGCTCCGTGGCCTGCTCGGCAAGATGCGCGAGCACCACAAGGTGGCGGTGATGGACGAAGCGCTGGTACAGGCAGTGCGCCTGTCCAACCGCTACATCACCGGCCGCCAGCTGCCTGACAAGGCCGTCAGCGTGCTCGACACCGCGTGCGCACGCATCGCCCTGGCGCAATCGTCGCAGCCGGGTGCCCTGGAAGACTGCCGCCGGCAGATCGACAACCTGCAGGCAGAAATCACCGTGCTTGGCCACGAAGCCGGCAAAGGTCACGACCACGCCCGCCGCCTTGGTGAGTTGCAGGCGGCCCTCCAGGCCGAGCAGCAACAGGAACAGCAACTGAACGAGCAGTGGCAGCAAGAGCTGGCGCTGGTCGAGCAACTGAAGGCGCTGGACGCCGCCAACGACGCCGATGCCGCCCAGCTCAACGCCCTGCGCAGCGAACTGGCCAGCGTGCAAGGCGACCAGCCACTGGTGCACGCCTTGGTCGACAGTGGCGCCATCGCCCAGGTCATCAGCGGCTGGACCGGTATCCCGCTGGGCAAGATGCTGCGTGACGAGATCGACACCGTGCAGCGCCTGCCGGCCCTGCTCGGCGAGCGGGTGCTGGGCCAGGATCACGCCCTGCACGAGATCGGCAAGCGCATCAAGATTTCCCGCGCGCGCATGGAGGACCCGAACAAGCCGATCGGCGTGTTCCTGCTGCTCGGCCCCAGCGGCGTCGGCAAGACCGAAACCGCGCTGGCCCTGGCCGACACCCTGTACGGCGGCGAGCGCAACCTGATCACCATCAACATGTCCGAGTACCAGGAGGCACACACCGTGTCGAGCCTCAAGGGCTCGCCACCCGGCTACGTCGGCTACGGCGAAGGCGGCGTGCTGACCGAAGCCGTGCGCCGCAAACCGTACAGCGTGGTGCTGCTCGACGAGGTGGAAAAGGCCCACCCCGATGTGCTCGAACTGTTCTTCCAGGTGTTCGACAAGGGCGTGCTGGACGACGGCGAAGGCCGTGAGATCAACTTCCGCAACACGGTGATCATCCTCACCTCCAACACCGGCACCGAACGCATCATGCAGACCTGCCTGAATGCCAGCGAACTGCCAACGCCGGACGCCATCGTCGAAGGCCTGCGCGACGAGCTGAACCAGGTATTCAAGCCGGCTTTCCTCGGCCGCCTGAGCATCGTGCCGTTCTACCCGGTGCAGGACCAGATCCTCGAGCGCATCGTCGCCCTCAAGCTGGAACGCATCGCCAAGCGCTTTGCCCGCAACCACCAGGCCGAACTGAGCTACGACGAGGCGCTGATCAAGGCCATCGCCGCGCGCTGCACCGAGGTCGACAGCGGTGCGCGCAACATCGACAACATCCTGTCCCAGACCCTGATGCCCGAACTCGCCCAGCGCGTGCTCGAGCGCATGGCCCAGGACACGCCGATCGAGCGCCTGGCGATCGAGCTGGGCAGCGATGGCGATTTCGCCTATCGCCTGGCCTGA
- the tssJ gene encoding type VI secretion system lipoprotein TssJ → MQHKHTALKRLTTAALLLTLAGCGVTDRIGKRMDDSWAADMLSDSEKVILTSDGGNQLNPDVEGKPLSVVMRVYQLTDLERFAATDAETLWDTPEKALGNTLVEAREITLLPGIGQIDQWPLAKSARYVGVAAFFRDEKDARWKVAFDAESLRKDGIWFSSDGLRVLVDKTEISAMRGVDVLNKPPTADQLAAAKKAEQATPSLADKVQDAVLDKATDVAGQSAQNAADKTLNSLVDSVK, encoded by the coding sequence ATGCAACACAAACACACCGCCCTCAAGCGCCTGACCACCGCCGCCCTGCTGCTGACGCTGGCTGGCTGCGGGGTCACCGACCGTATCGGCAAGCGCATGGATGACAGCTGGGCGGCCGACATGCTGAGCGACAGCGAGAAGGTCATCCTGACTTCCGACGGCGGCAACCAGCTCAACCCCGATGTCGAGGGCAAACCGCTGTCGGTGGTGATGCGCGTGTACCAGCTGACCGACCTCGAACGCTTCGCCGCGACCGATGCAGAGACCCTTTGGGACACCCCGGAAAAGGCCCTCGGCAACACCCTGGTGGAAGCCCGCGAGATCACCCTGCTGCCAGGCATTGGCCAGATCGACCAATGGCCTCTGGCCAAGAGTGCGCGCTACGTGGGTGTGGCGGCGTTCTTCCGCGATGAAAAGGACGCGCGCTGGAAGGTCGCCTTCGACGCCGAGTCGCTGCGCAAGGATGGCATCTGGTTCTCCTCCGACGGCTTGCGGGTGCTGGTGGACAAGACCGAAATCAGCGCCATGCGCGGTGTCGACGTACTGAATAAACCGCCGACCGCCGACCAGCTGGCGGCCGCGAAGAAGGCCGAACAGGCCACGCCGTCCCTGGCCGACAAGGTGCAGGACGCCGTGCTCGACAAGGCCACCGATGTGGCCGGCCAGTCGGCACAGAACGCTGCGGACAAAACCCTCAACTCTTTAGTGGATAGCGTCAAATGA
- the tssK gene encoding type VI secretion system baseplate subunit TssK, whose product MSKQSRVMWSEGMFLLPQHFQYQDEFHQHQLAEATLRGTPFHWGVQALQVDEDALANGSLQLKRLKLVFPDGSLYDAPQHDPLPAARDLKDLLKANELKVYAALKLPEPFGLNYVEDGQEHKAARRFRKQFDTLPDLNEGELENEITSLRLNVVMLVDGDSLDGYSHCPLAKLTRNSMGGFNLDPHFVHPTLHLGNHETLAGIGKRLLGALQAKSKALSGRRRERADQIAEFGSSDVTLFWLLNTVNRAHPQLAHLLAHPRLHPERLYLFLADLAGGLLTFTLDSQLSDVPEYDHRDPAASLVKLDEMIRVMLDNVVPNQCIVINLTQTKPSYWQGQLRDPRLVEADFYVSVQADMPGASLLELVPRAFKVGSPEDIEVVVNSAMPGVTLNHAARLPNAIPVRLDNQYFAIEPHGHVYERMMNAQTVCFYAPSAFTNLKLELMAVLK is encoded by the coding sequence ATGAGCAAGCAGAGCCGGGTGATGTGGTCGGAAGGCATGTTCCTGCTGCCCCAGCACTTCCAGTACCAGGATGAGTTCCACCAGCACCAGCTGGCCGAAGCGACCCTGCGCGGCACCCCGTTCCATTGGGGTGTGCAGGCGCTGCAGGTGGACGAGGATGCCTTGGCCAACGGTTCGCTGCAGCTCAAGCGCCTGAAGCTGGTGTTCCCCGACGGCAGCCTGTACGACGCACCCCAGCACGACCCGCTGCCGGCCGCACGCGACCTCAAGGATCTGCTCAAGGCCAACGAGCTGAAGGTCTATGCCGCGCTCAAGCTGCCCGAGCCGTTCGGCCTCAACTACGTCGAGGACGGCCAGGAGCACAAGGCCGCCCGGCGCTTCCGCAAACAGTTCGACACCCTGCCCGACCTCAACGAAGGCGAGCTGGAAAACGAAATCACCAGCCTGCGCCTGAACGTGGTGATGCTGGTTGACGGTGACAGCCTCGACGGCTACAGCCACTGCCCGCTGGCCAAGCTCACGCGCAACAGCATGGGCGGCTTCAACCTCGACCCGCATTTCGTCCACCCGACCCTGCACCTGGGCAACCACGAGACCCTGGCCGGCATCGGCAAGCGCTTGCTCGGCGCCCTGCAGGCCAAGAGCAAGGCGCTGTCCGGCCGGCGCCGCGAGCGTGCCGACCAGATCGCCGAGTTCGGCTCCAGCGACGTCACCCTGTTCTGGCTGCTGAACACGGTCAACCGCGCCCACCCGCAGCTGGCCCACCTGCTGGCCCACCCGCGCCTGCACCCGGAGCGCCTGTACCTGTTCCTCGCCGACCTGGCCGGCGGCCTGCTGACCTTCACCCTCGACAGCCAGCTCAGCGACGTGCCGGAGTACGACCACCGCGACCCGGCGGCATCGCTGGTCAAGCTCGACGAGATGATCCGGGTGATGCTCGACAACGTCGTGCCCAACCAGTGCATCGTCATCAACCTCACCCAGACCAAGCCGTCGTACTGGCAGGGCCAGCTGCGCGACCCGCGCCTGGTCGAGGCTGACTTCTACGTCTCGGTGCAGGCCGACATGCCCGGTGCCAGCCTGCTCGAACTGGTGCCGCGGGCATTCAAGGTCGGCTCGCCGGAAGACATCGAAGTGGTGGTCAACAGCGCCATGCCCGGCGTCACCCTCAACCACGCCGCGCGGCTGCCCAACGCGATCCCGGTGCGCCTGGACAACCAGTACTTCGCCATCGAGCCGCACGGCCATGTGTATGAGCGAATGATGAACGCCCAGACCGTGTGCTTCTACGCGCCCAGCGCCTTTACCAACCTCAAGCTTGAACTGATGGCGGTGCTCAAATGA
- the icmH gene encoding type IVB secretion system protein IcmH/DotU, with product MTEAVLQQGAVAAASDKPTLKDLVQDFISMALIVRRGRQVTSVQAFEGSVERFFANLERDARAANYSVEQVKDTQYALCAFLDESVLRSGDNELRRHFELQPLQFRYFGVHLAGEGFYEKVDALRADVKQNIDVLEVYHLCLALGFEGKFGLGQKDQLRYLANTLGQDIARYRKAPKALSPDWALPDQVSQMLRHEVPLWVYLALIALVCVAVYLTLDWLLDKDVAALSEQIRQLFSA from the coding sequence ATGACCGAAGCCGTACTGCAACAGGGCGCCGTCGCGGCCGCCAGCGACAAACCGACGCTCAAGGACCTGGTCCAGGACTTCATCAGCATGGCGCTGATCGTGCGCCGTGGCCGCCAGGTCACCTCGGTGCAGGCCTTCGAAGGCAGCGTCGAGCGCTTCTTCGCCAACCTCGAACGCGATGCCCGCGCCGCCAACTACAGCGTCGAGCAGGTCAAGGATACCCAGTACGCGCTGTGCGCGTTCCTCGACGAAAGCGTGCTGCGTTCCGGTGACAACGAACTGCGCCGGCATTTCGAGCTGCAGCCGCTGCAGTTCCGCTACTTCGGTGTGCACCTGGCCGGTGAAGGTTTCTACGAGAAGGTCGACGCACTGCGTGCCGACGTCAAGCAGAACATCGACGTGCTCGAGGTGTATCACCTGTGCCTGGCCCTGGGCTTCGAAGGCAAGTTCGGCCTCGGCCAGAAAGACCAGCTGCGCTACCTGGCCAACACCCTGGGCCAGGATATCGCCCGCTACCGCAAGGCGCCCAAGGCCCTGTCGCCGGACTGGGCACTGCCCGACCAGGTGTCGCAGATGCTGCGCCACGAGGTGCCGCTGTGGGTGTACCTGGCGCTGATCGCGCTGGTCTGCGTCGCCGTGTACCTGACGCTCGACTGGTTGCTGGACAAGGACGTCGCCGCCCTTTCCGAACAAATCCGCCAGCTGTTCAGTGCCTGA